The genomic region AGCAGATCGCCGAGACGCTGCTGGCCAATCCCGTCATCGAGGACGTCGAGCTGCAGCTCACCACCGACTGAAAGAGCAATCGTGCGCATCGGTGTCATCACCTTCCCGGGCTCCCTGGACGACGTCGACGCCGCCCGCGCGGTGCGGCTGGCCGGTGGTGAGCCGGTTGCCCTGTGGCATGGCGACCACGACCTGAAGGACGTCGACGCCGTCGTCCTCCCCGGTGGCTTCTCCTACGGCGACTACCTGCGCGCCGGCGCCATCGCGGCGCGTGCGCCCCTGATGCAGGACGTCGTGACGCAGGCCCGCCAGGGCCTGCCCGTGCTGGGCATCTGCAACGGCTTCCAGGTCCTGTGCGAGGCCGGCCTCCTCCCAGGTGCGCTGACCCGTAACAGCCACCTGCACTTCCGCAACCGCGACCAGGTGCTGCGGGTCGAGCGCGCGGACACGACGTGGACCCAGGACTACGAGACCGGCCAGCACATCGTCATCCCGGTCAAGAACGGGGAGGGCCGCTACGTCGCCGCGGATGCGGACCTCGACCGCCTGGAGGGCGACGGCCGGGTCGTGTTCCGCTACGTGGGCGGCAACCCCAACGGGTCCAGCCGCGACATCGCCGGCGTGACCAGCGGGGACGGCCGGATCGTGGGTCTGATGCCGCACCCGGAGCACGCCGTCGAGGACCTCACCGGTCCCAGCACCGACGGTCTGGGCTTCTTCACCAGCGTCCTGAAGGCCGCGGTGAACGCATGACCAGTGCCTCGGAGGGGCTCTCCGACCTCGACACGGGCCCGGGGCGGCTGGCCAACCGGCTCGACACCGTCGACCTGGCGGCGAGCACACCGGACGACGAGCAGCCCTACGCCGAGCTCGGGCTCGAGGCCGACGAGTACGCCCGGATCACGGACATCCTGGGCCGCCGCCCGACCACCGCCGAGCTCGCGATGTACAGCGTCATGTGGAGCGAGCACTGCTCGTACAAGTCCAGCAAGGTCCACCTGCGGCAGTTCGGCGACCTGCCGCCCAGCGACGCCCTCCTCGTCGGCATCGGCGAGAACGCGGGTGTCGTCGACGTGGGTGACGGCTACGCGGTCACCTTCAAGGTCGAGTCGCACAACCACCCGAGCTACGTCGAGCCCTACCAGGGCGCGGCCACCGGCGTCGGCGGCATCGTCCGCGACATCCTCACCATGGGCGCGCGGCCGATCGCGGTCATGGACAGCCTGCGCTTCGGCCGGGCGGACGCCCCCGACACCGCGCGCGTCCTGCCGGGCGTCGTCGCCGGGGTCGGCGGCTACGGCAACTGCCTGGGTCTGCCCAACATCGGCGGCGAGCTGCTCTTCGACGACTGCTACGCCGGAAACCCGCTGGTCAACGCGCTGTGCGTCGGCGTCATGAAGCACGAGGACGTCCGGCTGGCCAAGGCCGAGGGCATCGGCAACAAGGTCGTCCTCTTCGGTGCCCGCACCGGCGGCGACGGCA from Blastococcus colisei harbors:
- the purQ gene encoding phosphoribosylformylglycinamidine synthase subunit PurQ, encoding MRIGVITFPGSLDDVDAARAVRLAGGEPVALWHGDHDLKDVDAVVLPGGFSYGDYLRAGAIAARAPLMQDVVTQARQGLPVLGICNGFQVLCEAGLLPGALTRNSHLHFRNRDQVLRVERADTTWTQDYETGQHIVIPVKNGEGRYVAADADLDRLEGDGRVVFRYVGGNPNGSSRDIAGVTSGDGRIVGLMPHPEHAVEDLTGPSTDGLGFFTSVLKAAVNA